The sequence GCGATATGGTGCACCCCTATATCCGCCGCAGGAACGGCGAGGAGCCGGTGCATTTCCCCTCCGACGCGCTGGGCGAGGTGCTGGGCAAGACCCTCGGCGTGCCGCTGTTTCAGGAGCAGGCGATGCAGATCGCCATCGTCGGCGCCGGTTTCACGCCGGAGCAGGCCGACCGGCTGCGGCGGTCCTTGGCGACCTTCAAGAAGCACGGCAACGTCAGCGAATTCCGCTCCCTGTTCCTGCGCGGCATGGCGAAGAACGGCTATGACGCCGAATTCTCCGAACGCTGTTTTTCCCAGATCGAGGGGTTCGGCTCCTACGGCTTTCCCGAAAGCCATGCGGCGAGTTTTGCGCTCTTGGTCTATGCCTCGGCCTGGATCAAATGCCATCACCCGGGGATCTTTGCCTGCGCGCTGCTGAACGCCCAGCCGATGGGGTTTTATGCGCCCGCCCAGATCGTGCGGGATGCCCGCGCGCACCGGGTGGAGGTGCGGCCGGTCTGCATCAACAACTCCTATTGGGACAACGTGATGGAGCCCGACGGCCACGGCGGCCTGGCGCTGCGGCTGGGGTTCCGGCAGGTGAAGGGCCTGCGGGATGAGGATGCCGCCTGGCTGACGGCCGCGCGCGGCAACGGTTACCACGAGGTCGAGGACGTCTGGCGCAAGGCAGGGCTGGCGCCGCCGGTGATCGAGCGGCTGGCAGAAGCGGATGCCTTTGCCGCGCTGGGGATGAACCGGCGGGAAGCCTTATGGGCGGCCAAGGCGATCTCCGCCCGCAAGCCGCTGCCGCTGTTTGCCCGCGAGCTGGACGGCGAGGCGATCCATGAGCCGGAGGCAAACCTGCCGCAGATGGGGCTGGGCGAGGAGGTGGTGGAGGATTACGTCGCCATGCGGCTGAGCTTGCGGGCGCATCCGGTGGCGCTGATCCGGCATCTGCTGACGCCGCAGAACCCGGGCGGCGGTGCGGAGGGCGGACCGGGGATTTGAGTATTTGGGGAAAGATGAAAGGCGCAGGGCGGGGCATTGCCGCCGCCACGCGGCCTGATAACGCCAACTGCGGCAGGAATGGCGGTTCACCCCGGCGCGGCGAGGCGTTAGAAGGCTTGCGAACCTTTCCTTGCCCCGGAGCCTGACCCATGACCGCACCCAAACCCGTTGTCCTGTGCATTCTCGATGGCTGGGGCAGTGCGGAGCCGGGCAAGGCGAACGCGCCTTATCTGGCGAAAACCCCAACATTTGACGCCATCATGGCCAAGGGGCCGAGCGCGAAGCTGATCACCCACGGGCCGGATGTGGGCTTGCCGACCGGGCAGATGGGCAACTCCGAGGTGGGCCACACCAACATCGGCGCGGGCCGGGTGGTGGCGATGGACCTGGGCCAGATCGACCTGGCGATCGAGGATGGCAGCTTCTTTGAAAACGAAGCGCTGCAGGCGTTTATTGCCAAGCTGAAGGATACCGGCGGAGCCGCGCATCTGATGGGGCTGGTCTCGGACGGCGGCGTGCACGGGCATATCAGCCACATCCTGGCAGCGGTGAAGGCGATCACAGATGCCGGCGTGCCGGTCTGGCTGCATGCCATCACCGACGGCCGCGACGTGGCGCCGAAATCGGCGTTCGGCTATTTCCGCGAGCTGGAGGAGAAGCTGCCCGAAGGCGCGCGGATCGCCACCGTCACCGGGCGCTATTTCGCGATGGACCGCGACAACCGCTGGGGCCGGGTCAGCGAAGCCTATGACGCGATGATCCATGCCAAGGGGCGGCCGGGGCTGAATGCTCATGGCGCGGTGGACCATGCCTACAACCAGTCGGAAACCGATGAATTCATCGCGGCCACCGTGCTGGCGGGCTATGAGGGCATGAAGGACGGCGACGGGTTTTTCTGCCTGAACTTCCGCGCCGACCGCGCCCGCGAAATCCTGCGCGCCATCGGCGAGCCGGGCTTTGCCGAGTTCGGCACCGGCACGCGGCCGAAGCTGGCGGGCCTGCTGGGGATGGTGGAATACTCCGATGGCCACAATGATTACATGACCACCTGCTATCCCAAGGCGGCCATCGTCAACACGCTGGGCGAATGGGTCGCCAAGCAGGGCAAACGCCAGTTCCGCCTGGCCGAGACCGAGAAATACCCGCATGTGACCTTCTTCCTGAACGGCGGCAAGGAAGAGCCGGAGGAGGGCGAGGACCGCTATATGCCGAAGTCGCCGAATGTGGCGACCTATGACCTGCAGCCGGAGATGAGTGCGCCGGAGGTGACGGAGAAATTCGTCGAGGCGATTGAGGCGGGGTATGATTTGATTGTCACCAACTATGCCAACCCCGACATGGTGGGCCACACCGGTGACCTGAAGGCGGCCATGCTGGCCTGCGAGGCGGTGGACCGCGGGCTGGCGCAGGTGGTTGAAGCGCTGGAGAAGGCGGGCGGCGCGATGATCGTCACCGCCGATCACGGCAACTGCGAGGTGATGGTGGATCCGGAAACCGGCGGCGCCCATACCGCCCATACGCTGAACCTGGTGCCGGTGGCGCTGGTGGGCGGGCCGGAAGGCGCACGCTTGCGCGACGGGCGGCTGGCCGATCTGGCGCCGACCATCCTGGAGCTGATGGGGCTGGAGAAGCCGGCGGAAATGACCGGGGAGAGCCTGCTGTCATGATCCGGCGGGCGGGCCTGTTGCTGCTGGCGCTGCTGGCGGCGCCGCTGCCGGCGGCGGCAAATCCGGCGTCCGCTGCGCGCGGCGCGGCGGAGCAGCTGGAGGCCGCCTCGGTGCAATTGCAGGAGGCCGCCAGTTCCCGCGACCGGGTGAAGGCGCTGACCTCGACCGTGCAGGCCTATGAGGCCGGGCTGGCGGCGATGCGCGACGGGTTGCGCCGGGTGGCGCGGCGCGAAGCGCAGCTGAGCGCCCAGCTGGCGGCGCGGCAGGAGGAGGTCTCGGGCCTCTTGGGGATTATCCAGACCATTGAAACCTCGCCACCGCCGGTGCTGATGGTGCATCCCTCGGGCCCCCTGGGCGCGGCGCGGTCCGCCATGATGCTGGCCGAGGTGACCCCGGCGCTGCACGCCAAGGCGCAGTCGCTGAAGACGGATCTGGACGAGGTGCAATCGCTGCGCCTGCTGCAGCAGCGCGCGGCCAGGACGCTGGAGGAGGGGCTGGCGGGCGTGCAGTCCGCGCGGGTGCAGCTGTCGACCGCGATTGCCGACCGCACCACCCTGCCCAAGCGGTTCACCGCCGACCCGGTGCGCACCGCGATCCTGATCTCCTCGACCGAGACGCTGTCGGGGTTTGCCGACGGGCTGGCCGAAATCGCCGATGGCGAAATCGCCGACTCCAGCGCCGACATCAGCGATCTGCGCGGCACCCTGCCGCTGCCGGTCGAAGGGCTGGTGCTGCGCGGATACGGCGAGCGCGATGCGGCAGGCATTGCCCGCCCGGGCCTGCTGGTTGCGGCCCGCCCCCGGGCGCTGGTGACCGCGCCTGCTGCCGCCACCATCCGCTACCGCGGGCCGCTGCTGGATCTGGGCAACGTGGTGATTCTGGAGCCGCAGCCGGAGACCCTGTTTGTGCTGTCCGGCCTGGCCGAAGTGTTCGGCGAGGCGGGGCAGGTGATCCCCGAAGGCACCCCTGTCGGCCTGATGAGCGGCGAAAACCCCGGGCCGGACGCAATTCTGTCAACAAGCGGTGAAGGGGGTGGAACTGACCGGACAGAAACGCTCTATATAGAAGTGAGAATGGACAACAGCCCGGTGGACCCGGAAACATGGTTCCGCACTGGAAAAGGTGGATGAAGGCTTGATGAAAAAATTTGCGATGGCTGCCGTTGGCGGCACGCTGGCAGGGATTGTCGCCACGACATATGTTGCAGGCCCCTTGCTGGCGCAGGAAGGCACGCGCGAGGCCAATGTCTATGAGCAGCTGGACCTGTTCGGCGACATCTTCGAGCGCATCCGCGCGCAATATGTCGAGGAGGTCGACGAGAAGGAGCTGATCGAGGCGGCGATCGGCGGCATGCTGACCTCGCTGGACCCGCATTCCAGCTATCTGTCGCCCGATGATGCGAGCCGGATGCGGGTGCAGACCCGCGGCGAGTTCGGCGGCCTGGGGATCGAAGTCACCCAGGAAGAGGGCTTTGTCAAAGTTGTCTCCCCCATCGACGGCACCCCGGCGGATGAGGCCGGCATGGAAGCCGGCGATTTCATCACCCATGTGGACGGCGAAAGCGTGCTGGGCCTGTCGCTGGATGAAGCGGTCAACCTGATGCGCGGGCCGGTCGGCTCGGAGATCGTGATCACCGTGGTGCGCGAAGGCGAGGCGGAGCCGTTCGACGTGTCGATCATCCGCGACACCATCAAGCTGACCGCGGTGCGCAGCCGTGTCGAAGGCAATACCGTGGTGATGCGGATCACCACCTTTAACGACCAGACCACGCCGAACCTGGAATCGGGCCTGAAGAAGCGGATCGAGGAAGCCGGCGGCCTGGACCAGGTGAACGGCATCGTTCTGGACCTGCGCAACAACCCGGGCGGCCTGCTGAACCAGGCGATCCAGGTGGCCGACAGCTTCCTGGAATCCGGTGAGATCGTCTCCACCCGCGGCCGCGACCCGGAGGACGGCGAGCGCTTTAATGCGACCCCGGGCGATCTGGCCGACGGCAAGCCGATTGTGGTGCTGATCAACGGCGGTTCGGCCTCGGCCTCGGAAATTGTGGCCGGTGCGCTGCAGGACCACCGCCGGGCGATTGTTGTGGGCACAAAATCCTTTGGCAAGGGGTCTGTGCAGACGGTGATGCCGCTGAAGGGCGACGGCGCCATGCGCCTGACCACCGCGCGCTATTACACCCCGTCGGGACGGTCGATCCAGGCGCTGGGCGTGTCGCCCGATATCGTTGTGGAACAGCCCCGCCGCACCGCCGAGGCAGAGGAGGAGGACAGCCCCGCCCGCCGCTCGCGTTCGGAAGCCGACCTGCGCGGCAGCCTGAACAATGATTCCCTGAGCGAGGATGAGATCCGCCAGATCGAGGAAGAGCGCGAGAAGGCCGAGAAAGCCGCCGAGCTGCGTGAGGAGGATTACCAGCTGGCCTATGCCATCGACATCCTCAAGGGGCTGGTGGCGCTGGGGCCGAAGTAAACCCACCGCAAAACCGCAGCACAAAGGGGCCGTCCGGATGGGCGGCCTTTTTTCTGTGCTGCTGTTGCCGCCGGGGGGACGGGGTCTGGCTGGTTTATTTGCCGTCTCGGGGGGCCGGTAGATAAAGAGTGGCGGCGCCGCCGGGTGGAGTTGGACAGACCCCGCGGGGCCTGCTCGGACAGGATTTCCTGAGCGACCCCCTTTTTATCAGGGCCGGTCTCCGGGTGTTACGCAGGCAGCCACACAGATGCCTGCGCCTTGTATCATGGCCCTTGCGCGGGGCCATGGCGGGTGATCTCGATCATCCGGCAGTCTGGCATGGGGGAATGAGGATCACGTGAAGGGGGCGTGCGGCGGGGGCGCAACACCTTGCCCGGGTGAAGGTGCGCAGCCCTCTGCGGAAAACGGGAAACCGGAAACAAGGGGGCTGTGTTTTCTTTTGAGGCGGCCTCGCCCGCGCCCTTGCGTCATTGCGAAAATAAACGCCCGATATCCGGCGTACTGGCCGGGCAGGCTGGGCTATGCTCCGGCCATGATGTTTGACCTGCCTGATTCCAAAACCCTGTATCAAGCCTTGCTGGACCGCGATGCCGCATATGAGGGGCGCGCCTATGTCGGGGTGACCTCCACCGGCATCTTCTGCCGGCTGACCTGCCCGGCGCGCAAGCCCAAGTTCGAGAACTGCCAATTCCACGCCACCCCCGGCGCCTGCATCGAGGCGGGCTTCCGCGCCTGCAAGCGCTGCAAGCCGCTGGCCGCGGCGGCGGCTGGTGATCCGATAGTGCAGGACCTGCTGGCGCGGCTGGAGGCGCGGCCCGCCTACCGCTGGGGCGAGGGCGATCTGGTGCGGCTGGGGCTGGATGCATCGACCGTGCGGCGCGCCTTCAAGCGGCATTTCGGCATGACCTTTCTGGAGATGGCGCGCCAGCGCCGTCTGCGCGAGGGGTTCACCGCGCTGAAGGCCGGCGAGCCGGTGATTGCGGCGCAGATTGATGCGGGGTTTGAAAGCGCCAGCGCCTTCCGCGCGGCTTTTGCGAAACTGGTGGGGATTGCGCCGGGGGCGTTCCGCAAGGATGCGCTTTTGCTGGCGGACTGGATCGACACGCCCTTGGGGGCGATGATTGCGATCAGCTGCGCCCATCAGCTGCACCTGCTGGAATTTGCCGACCGCAAGGCGCTGCCGCGGGAGGTGGCCAGGCTGCAAAAGGCGCAGCCCGGGGGCCTGGGCTTTGGCCGCCCCGCACCGACGGAGCAGATCGCAGAGGAGCTGCGCCGGTTTTTTGCCGGTGAGCGCGCGCATTTCCAAACCCCGCTGGCGCTGCATGGCACCGCGTTTGAACGCGAGGTCTGGCGCTGTCTGCTGACCATCCCGGCGGGGGAGACCCGCAGCTATTCGCAGATCGCGCGGGAGCTGGGCCGGCCGTCGGCCACGCGCGCAGTGGCGCGGGCCAATGGCGCAAATCAGCTGGTGCTGGTGGTGCCCTGCCATAGGGTGATTGCTGCCGACGGCGCGCTGACCGGCTATGGCGGCGGCTTGTGGCGCAAGCAGCGGCTGATAGAAATTGAGACAGGCTACAGACAGAGGATTTCAGCATGACATATTCCGACCGCGCGGGCGCCTTTGCGGCGCTGCACCAGCCGGGCAATCCGGTGGTGCTTTACAACATCTGGGACACCGGCAGCGCCAAGGCGGTTGCCGGGGCAGGGGCCAAGGCGCTGGCGACCGGCAGCTACCCGGTGGCGGCGGCTCAGGGGTTTCCGGATGGCGAACAGATCCCGCTGGAGTTTGTGCTGGGCAATGCAGAGCGTATCGTCGCGGCCACCGATCTGCCGGTGACGATTGATTTCGAGGGCGGCTATGCCAGCGAGCCGGAGCAGCTGACCGTCAATGTGACGCGGCTGGCGGGCACCGGCGCGGTGGGGCTGAATTTCGAGGACCAGGTGGTTGGCACGGATGATCTGTATGGGATCATCGAGCAGGCCCGCCGGGTGACCGCGGTGCGGGCGGCCCATGCGGATATGTTCGTCAATGCCCGCACCGACCTGTTTTTGAAGGAAAAGGATGCCTCCAAACACGGAGCGCTGCTGTCGGAGGCGCTGGAGCGCGGGGCGGCCTATGCCGAAGCGGGCGCCAATGGGTTCTTTGTTCCGGGGCTGAGCGATCCCGATCTGATTGCCCGGGTCTGCGAGGCGAGTGCGCTGCCGGTCAACACGATGATGCGCGGCATCACGCTGGAGACGGCGCGGCAGGCCGGTGTTGCGCGCTGCAGCTATGGCCCGATCCCGCACGCGAAACTGATGCAGGTGCTGGCGGAGCAGTTCCAGGCGCTGGAGTGAGCTGGCTGGAAGGCGAGGCGGCGGCTCTATCGCGGTGAGCGTCTGCCCGGGCGGGTGCGGAACGCGCCCGCCGTGGGGCGGGCGGACGCGTGCCCGCCGCTGCCGCGACGGGCGATCTGGCTTTGTCTGCGCGGGCTGCGCTCAGGACGTCTCCAGGCAGTGGCGGCGGAAGGCGCGCTTGAGCATGTCCAGCTCGGCGCGCAGCAGTTCCACCTCGGCGCGCAGATCGTCCGCCACGGCCTCGCCTGCGATCAGGGTGAAATCGCCCAGCCGGGTGCTGCTGGCGGCATCGAAGATCACAAAGGTCTGCACCCCGTCGGCCACGGCCTCAGCCGGGACCGGCACGGACACGGTCCATTCGCCGCCGGTCTCACCCTCGCTCAGCCGGACGTCCTGCACCGGCTGATCCTGGAACATCACGGTGATGTCAGGCCTGGCGCCGCTGGCCGGCGCATTGCCGATCCGGCCTTCCCAGACGCCGTTGCGGAAGCGGATTTTGGTCAGTGTCAGGTCGCTCATGTCAGGTCCCTCATGGGGCAGGGTTCCTCAGATCGCCGCGCGGCGGTGGCGCGAGAAGGTCAGGTCGCGCAGGATCACCTGGTTCAGATCCGGCGCCTCGAAGATCAGGTCGAGCCAGATTTTCCCGATCCGCCTTTCGTTCAGCCGGGAATAGGCCAGGTCGAATTCCACCACGATGTTTTTCTCCCCCATCGGCAGTTCGCGCACGATCTGTTCTGTGTTGGGGCCGTTCTGGATGTTGAGCCGGGCGAAGATCTCGATCGGTTTTTCGGATTCGATGATGCTGTCCACCCGCAACAGGTGCTGGCGGGTCAGGCCGGCGGCGGCTTCGGGCGGAAGGTCTATGACCAGCGACAGAAAGGAGCCGTCGAATTTGAACACGTCCATGCGCAGGCCGAAGGGGGCGAGGTCCTCCTCGCGGGTGTTGCGGAGCTGGCGCAGGGTCAGTTCTGAGAAGGCGCAGTCGTGAAACAGCTGCACTTCACCGCCCAGCCGGGCCTTGGGCGGCGCCGAGGCCAGGCCGCGTTCGGGCAGGGGGCCGCGCCACAGTTCCGGGCGCCAGGACCAGTCGGTGCCATGCGGGCGCGGAAAGAAGGAAGAGCCGATTTGCGGCAGCGCCAGGCGGCCGTCGGCGGTGTGGATCAGCCGGTCCAGATGGGTGCGCAGCTGGCGGGCCTGGTTGCGCTGGCGGCGCAGCTCGGCCAGCGGCGCGCGCGCCGATTCCTCTGCCGCTGCGCGCCAGCGGCGCAGGCTGCGCAGGTGCATCAGCCGGTCCATGATCCTGCCCATCGCGCTTCCTCTTGCCTTATGTGCCGTGTTGCTGCCCGTGCCGCGCGCGCCCGGCAGCGGGAACTGGCGGCAGTGTAACCGGGCGGGGCTATTGAAATAAACCGGCAATCCGCCGGCCCAGCCCGCGTATTTTGCGGGGGCCGGCAGATTGGGCGGCGGTTTCCGGCGCTGCAGGCCGGGGCCGGGGCCGCAGGGCTGGCGCGGCTGCGGCGGGCGGAGCCGCCTGCGCCTGTTCCAGGGGCGGCAGGGTGGAGGCCTCCAGCGTGCGGTGGGTCACCTCGTTCAGCAGGGCGGCGCCGTGGCTGCCCAGGGCGCGGCTGCCCTCTGGCGCATAAAGCGCCAGCGCGATCAGGTGGCGGTCGAGCACAAAGGCACCGCGCCAGTGCACCGGGCTGGCGCCCTTGGCCACGGCCTGGGGGAACTCCAGCCGCACCAGCGGCAGCAGCTGGTCCTCGCGGCTTTCCAGCAGCCTGGCACCGGGGAACATGGCGGCGATGTCGCTGGCCCGCGGCGCCAGGGCATTCTGGCTGGCGGGACCGATGGAGGCGGTCAGCACCGCTGCCTTGCGGGCGCCGAACCAGCCGCGGCCCTCCAGGCGGCTGCAATGGGCGATCAGGGCAAAGCCGCCGCCGTCCTCCGGTGCGCTGCTGCGGCGGTCGAAGCAATAGCTCTCCGGCGCGGCCAGCAGCACGCCGCCGTTGGCAAAGGACATCACCTGGCCGTCCTGCCGGGGAATAAGGCCCGCGTCCCGGGCGGCAAAGGAGAGGCCTTGGGGCGCGGGGCTGCAAGCCGTCAGCACCGCGGCGGCCAGCGCCGCCGCAATTGACCCGGCCAATCGCCCAAAGCGCGGCGCCTTTCCGCCGGCGGGCGGGAAAGCACCGGGATTTCCGCTGGTTGTTCTGTTCACTGCTGCCCCTGCCGGTCTTGTTTTTTACAAAATCCATAGCGGGCAGGCGCGCAGCCGGGCAAGAGTGAACGGCCCGCCTGGCACGATGCCTTGCCTTGGCGTTGCAGCAATGCATAACGTTGGCGCAATTTGCCGCCACCCGGCCCGGAGGACACATGCAGCACAGGCACGGCTACAGGGCGCATGAGGCCATGGTGCGGTTTGCGCGGGCGCAGCCGCAGCTGTGGCGGCTGCTGCTGGGGCTGATGCTGGTGGCGGCGGTTAGCTTTGCGATGACAGCGGCGCTGCAGGTGACGGTGGCGGGGCTGTTCCCGGGAGCCTGGCTGCAGGGGCTGGCCGATGGCAGCAATCCCGGCGCCATGCTGGTGCTGCTGGGCAGCTTTGCCTTTCTGTCGCTGGGGGTTGCGATGGCGGCCCGGCTGTTCCACCAGCGCAGCTTCGCCACCGTGACCGGGCATCTGCGGCCGCTGGTCTGGCAGTTCGGCCGCGTGAGCCTGTATCTGCTGGGGCTCAGCCTGTTGCTGATGGCGCTGCCGCCCTACAGCATGGGGCCGCCGATGACCCCGAACCTGCCGTTCTGGACCTGGCTGGGCATCCTGCCTCTGTCGGCGGCCGCGGTGCTGGTGCAGACCGGGTCGGAGGAGATCCTGTTCCGCGGCTATATCCAGCAGGCGCTGGCGGCGCGGTTCCGCAGCCCCGCGGTCTGGCTGCTGGTGCCCTCGGCGCTGTTTGCGCTGGGTCACTACCTGCCTGTTGATGCGGGGGAAAACGCGCTGCTGATCACCGCCTGGGCCGGGCTGTTCGGGCTGCTGATGGCGGACCTGACCGCACGGGCCGGCACCCTGGGCCCGGCGATGGCGGTGCATTTCTTCAACAACGCCGCGGCGCTGTTGCTGTTTGCCTCGCCCACCAGCCTCAATGGGCTGGCGCTGTACCTGATCCCCTTTGATATGGCCGACACCGGCAACCTGCGCCCGTGGATGGCTGTCGACTTTGCGCTGATGCTGGTCAGCTGGCTGACAGCGCGGCTTGCCATACGCCGCTGATTGCAATTGCGGCCAAGGCGCCTTATCTGGGGGGCAAACCGCGCCCCCGGAGAGGCAAGCAATATGAACTGGATCACCAACTACGTCCGGCCCAAGATCAACTCGATCTTTTCGCGCCGGGAAGTGCCCGAGAACCTGTGGCAGAAATGCGATGAATGCGGCACCATGCTGTTTCACCGCGAGCTGAGCGACAATCAGAACGTCTGCACCAGCTGCGGCCACCACATGAACATCACCCCGCGCGACCGTTTCACCGCGCTGTTCGACGGCGGTGTCTTCACCGAGGTCGCGGTGCCGGAGCCGCTGACCGACCCCTTGAAGTTCAAGGATCAGAAGAAATACCCCGAGCGTATCAAGGCGGCGCAGAAGAAGACCGGCGAAAAAGACGCGATGCTGGTGGCCGCGGGCGAGATCGGCCGCACGCCGATTATCGCTGCTGCGCAGGACTTCTCCTATATGGGCGGTTCGATGGGCATGTATGTGGGCAACGCCATCATTGCCGCCGCTGAGGAAGCGGTGAAGCTGGGCCGCCCGCTGGTGCTGTTTTCCGCTGCCGGCGGCGCGCGGATGCAGGAGGGGATCCTGTCGCTGATGCAGATGCCGCGCACCACTGTTGCGGTGGAGATGCTGAAAGAGGCGGGGCTGCCCTATATCGTGGTGCTGACCCATCCGACCACCGGCGGGGTGACGGCCTCGTATGCGATGCTGGGTGATGTGCATATCGCGGAGCCGAACGCACTCATT is a genomic window of Leisingera caerulea DSM 24564 containing:
- the gpmI gene encoding 2,3-bisphosphoglycerate-independent phosphoglycerate mutase; this encodes MTAPKPVVLCILDGWGSAEPGKANAPYLAKTPTFDAIMAKGPSAKLITHGPDVGLPTGQMGNSEVGHTNIGAGRVVAMDLGQIDLAIEDGSFFENEALQAFIAKLKDTGGAAHLMGLVSDGGVHGHISHILAAVKAITDAGVPVWLHAITDGRDVAPKSAFGYFRELEEKLPEGARIATVTGRYFAMDRDNRWGRVSEAYDAMIHAKGRPGLNAHGAVDHAYNQSETDEFIAATVLAGYEGMKDGDGFFCLNFRADRAREILRAIGEPGFAEFGTGTRPKLAGLLGMVEYSDGHNDYMTTCYPKAAIVNTLGEWVAKQGKRQFRLAETEKYPHVTFFLNGGKEEPEEGEDRYMPKSPNVATYDLQPEMSAPEVTEKFVEAIEAGYDLIVTNYANPDMVGHTGDLKAAMLACEAVDRGLAQVVEALEKAGGAMIVTADHGNCEVMVDPETGGAHTAHTLNLVPVALVGGPEGARLRDGRLADLAPTILELMGLEKPAEMTGESLLS
- a CDS encoding bifunctional transcriptional activator/DNA repair enzyme AdaA; translation: MMFDLPDSKTLYQALLDRDAAYEGRAYVGVTSTGIFCRLTCPARKPKFENCQFHATPGACIEAGFRACKRCKPLAAAAAGDPIVQDLLARLEARPAYRWGEGDLVRLGLDASTVRRAFKRHFGMTFLEMARQRRLREGFTALKAGEPVIAAQIDAGFESASAFRAAFAKLVGIAPGAFRKDALLLADWIDTPLGAMIAISCAHQLHLLEFADRKALPREVARLQKAQPGGLGFGRPAPTEQIAEELRRFFAGERAHFQTPLALHGTAFEREVWRCLLTIPAGETRSYSQIARELGRPSATRAVARANGANQLVLVVPCHRVIAADGALTGYGGGLWRKQRLIEIETGYRQRISA
- a CDS encoding isocitrate lyase/PEP mutase family protein — protein: MTYSDRAGAFAALHQPGNPVVLYNIWDTGSAKAVAGAGAKALATGSYPVAAAQGFPDGEQIPLEFVLGNAERIVAATDLPVTIDFEGGYASEPEQLTVNVTRLAGTGAVGLNFEDQVVGTDDLYGIIEQARRVTAVRAAHADMFVNARTDLFLKEKDASKHGALLSEALERGAAYAEAGANGFFVPGLSDPDLIARVCEASALPVNTMMRGITLETARQAGVARCSYGPIPHAKLMQVLAEQFQALE
- a CDS encoding S41 family peptidase codes for the protein MKKFAMAAVGGTLAGIVATTYVAGPLLAQEGTREANVYEQLDLFGDIFERIRAQYVEEVDEKELIEAAIGGMLTSLDPHSSYLSPDDASRMRVQTRGEFGGLGIEVTQEEGFVKVVSPIDGTPADEAGMEAGDFITHVDGESVLGLSLDEAVNLMRGPVGSEIVITVVREGEAEPFDVSIIRDTIKLTAVRSRVEGNTVVMRITTFNDQTTPNLESGLKKRIEEAGGLDQVNGIVLDLRNNPGGLLNQAIQVADSFLESGEIVSTRGRDPEDGERFNATPGDLADGKPIVVLINGGSASASEIVAGALQDHRRAIVVGTKSFGKGSVQTVMPLKGDGAMRLTTARYYTPSGRSIQALGVSPDIVVEQPRRTAEAEEEDSPARRSRSEADLRGSLNNDSLSEDEIRQIEEEREKAEKAAELREEDYQLAYAIDILKGLVALGPK
- a CDS encoding murein hydrolase activator EnvC family protein; the encoded protein is MIRRAGLLLLALLAAPLPAAANPASAARGAAEQLEAASVQLQEAASSRDRVKALTSTVQAYEAGLAAMRDGLRRVARREAQLSAQLAARQEEVSGLLGIIQTIETSPPPVLMVHPSGPLGAARSAMMLAEVTPALHAKAQSLKTDLDEVQSLRLLQQRAARTLEEGLAGVQSARVQLSTAIADRTTLPKRFTADPVRTAILISSTETLSGFADGLAEIADGEIADSSADISDLRGTLPLPVEGLVLRGYGERDAAGIARPGLLVAARPRALVTAPAAATIRYRGPLLDLGNVVILEPQPETLFVLSGLAEVFGEAGQVIPEGTPVGLMSGENPGPDAILSTSGEGGGTDRTETLYIEVRMDNSPVDPETWFRTGKGG
- a CDS encoding CPBP family intramembrane glutamic endopeptidase; translated protein: MQHRHGYRAHEAMVRFARAQPQLWRLLLGLMLVAAVSFAMTAALQVTVAGLFPGAWLQGLADGSNPGAMLVLLGSFAFLSLGVAMAARLFHQRSFATVTGHLRPLVWQFGRVSLYLLGLSLLLMALPPYSMGPPMTPNLPFWTWLGILPLSAAAVLVQTGSEEILFRGYIQQALAARFRSPAVWLLVPSALFALGHYLPVDAGENALLITAWAGLFGLLMADLTARAGTLGPAMAVHFFNNAAALLLFASPTSLNGLALYLIPFDMADTGNLRPWMAVDFALMLVSWLTARLAIRR
- a CDS encoding DUF6478 family protein — translated: MGRIMDRLMHLRSLRRWRAAAEESARAPLAELRRQRNQARQLRTHLDRLIHTADGRLALPQIGSSFFPRPHGTDWSWRPELWRGPLPERGLASAPPKARLGGEVQLFHDCAFSELTLRQLRNTREEDLAPFGLRMDVFKFDGSFLSLVIDLPPEAAAGLTRQHLLRVDSIIESEKPIEIFARLNIQNGPNTEQIVRELPMGEKNIVVEFDLAYSRLNERRIGKIWLDLIFEAPDLNQVILRDLTFSRHRRAAI
- the accD gene encoding acetyl-CoA carboxylase, carboxyltransferase subunit beta, with translation MNWITNYVRPKINSIFSRREVPENLWQKCDECGTMLFHRELSDNQNVCTSCGHHMNITPRDRFTALFDGGVFTEVAVPEPLTDPLKFKDQKKYPERIKAAQKKTGEKDAMLVAAGEIGRTPIIAAAQDFSYMGGSMGMYVGNAIIAAAEEAVKLGRPLVLFSAAGGARMQEGILSLMQMPRTTVAVEMLKEAGLPYIVVLTHPTTGGVTASYAMLGDVHIAEPNALICFAGPRVIEQTIREKLPEGFQRAEYLLDHGMLDRVTPRTEIREELITITRMLMGLPPQVAGDLPAPAEEEAPKAANAPADGAVSEEAAE